The following is a genomic window from Burkholderia oklahomensis C6786.
CGCCGCAACGCCGAATTATGCCGCGATCCGGCCCTGCCGTGAACCCGCCTTCGCGCAAGCGCGCGACGCGCGCGCCGGCCGGGCGAGGCGTTCATCGACGAACGGACACGCCGAAGCGGGTATGATCGGTACTTGCCCGAGAGGGCCGATGGTCAATCAGGAGGAGTGAATGGCAGGAAATCTGGTTATCGTGTGCCGGGACCAGGACGCCGAAGCGTTCGATCAACTGATGCAAGAGTACGGCTCGTTCCAGACGCGGCTGTCGTCGACGGCCTGGTATCTGAACATGAACATCGTGCCGGAGACGCTCCAGGAGGACATCCTCGACCGTGTCGGCAAATACACGACGCTCTACATCTTCGAGGCGACGAGCGTCACCTACAACACGATCGACAGCAACGCCGCCGAGACGCTCAGCACGCTCTTCGGCGAGTGACCCGCCGCCCGCGGCCGTCCGGCGGGGTCGCGCCGGGCGCCCGAGGATCCCGCGCCGCCCGGGCGGCGGCGGCGCGTCAGGACGCCGCCACCTGCGGTTCCGCCTTCGGCACGACGTCGAACGGAAACGACATCGCAACCCGCAGCCCCCCTTCCTCCCGGTTGCCGATCTCACATGAACCGCCCGTGCGCTGCACGAGCCGCTCGACGATCGCGAGCCCGAGACCGCTGTGCCCGTTGCCGCCGCGCGCCGGATCGAGCCGCACGAACGGGCGCGTCGCATCCGCCAGGTCGCGCGGCGCGATGCCCTTGCCGTGGTCGCTGACGGTCAGCGTGTAGCCCGTCGCGGTGCGCGCGGTCGCGATCACGACGGGCGGCGCGCCGTATGCGTGCGCGTTGTCGAGCAGGTTCGACAGCACCCGGTCGAGCGTCGCCGTCGACAGGCGAAAGCCCGGCCCCGCCGCGAGATCGGTCTGCACGGTGGGCGCGTTCGGCGACACCGCGCGATAGGTGCGCGCGATCCGCTCGCACGCCTGATCGACAGGCACGGCCTCGCTGCGATCGGCGTCGCCGTGCGCGAATACGAGGAACTGGTCGACGATGTGCGTCATCGAGTCGACGTCGCGCACCACGCCATCGCGCAGCCGCGCGTCCTCCATCATCTCGGCGCGCAGCCGCATCCGCGCGAGCGGCGTGCGCAGGTCGTGCGCGACGCCCGCGAGCATCACCGCACGGTCGTTCTCCGCGCGCGACACCTGCTGAACCATCTGATTGAAGCCGTGCGTGAGCTGGCGCAGCTCGCGCGGCCCGCGCTCGGGCAGCGGCGGCACCGCCATCCCGCGGCCGAAGCGCGCGACCGCGCGCGCGAGCGAGCTGAGCGGCTGCTGCAGCTGCCACGCGGCGAAGAGCGCCGCCATCACCGCGGCGGAAAAGATCATCACGAGCCAGAGCACCATCCGGTCGAGCGGGCGCGGCGGTCGCAGCGGCTGCACCGGCACGACGATCCAGTCGCGGTCGGTCGGCTGCTTCACCCACAGCACGGGCGGATGGCCCGGCCGGCCGATGCGCACCAGCGTGCCGGGCGGCAGGCGGTCGCGCAGGTCGTCGGCGAAGCGCTTCAACGCGGGCGGTAGATTCTGATTCGCCTCCGGCACGTCGCTGCTGCCCGGCGCGACGAGCCGCACGCGCGACGGCAGCGGCTGGTCGGGCGAACGCTCGACGTGCTGGCGCACCGCGTCGACGAGGAACGCGGCCTCCTCGACCGCATAGCGCGTCTGGAACTGATTGCGCTCGAGCCGGATCGCGAAATACCACGCGAAGTGCGACAGCAGCAGCACGCAGACGACGAGGAGCGCGAGCCGCCCGAACAGCGAATCAATGGGTTTGCGCATGAGCCTCGCCGTTCGGCACGAACACGTAGCCGCGTCCGCGCACCGTCTGGATGAAGCGCGGCGTCGACGGATCGGTTTCGAGGATCCGGCGCAGTCGCCAGACCTGCACGTCGATCCCGCGGTCGGTGCCGTCGTACTCGGGGCCGTGCAGCAGTTCGAGCAGGCGCTCGCGGGTCAGCGTGCGCAGCGCATGGTTGACGAAGATCTTCAGGAGCGCGAATTCGCTGCTCGACAGTGTTGCCGGCTTGCCGTCGACCGACAGCGTGCGCGCCTGGAAATCGAGCACGAAACGGCCGAACGCGTACGGCTCGCGCTGCTCGGGCGCGGCCGCCGACGGCGTCGCGCGGCGGCGGCGCAGCACCGCCTGCGCGCGCGCGAGCAGCTCGCGCGGGTTGAACGGCTTGCCGAGGTAATCGTCCGCGCCGAGCTCGAGGCCGACGATGCGGTCGACGTCGTCCGCACGCGCCGTCAGCATGATCACCGGAATGTCGTCGCCCGCCGCGCGGAGCTGACGCAGCGCGGTCAGGCCGTCGACGCCCGGCATCATCAGGTCGAGCACGATGAGATCGGGGCGCTCGCGTTCGAGGCGCTTTTCGAGCGAAGCGGCGTCGTGCAGCACGGACACCTCGATGCCTTGCCGCACGAGGTAGTCGCGCAGCAGGTCGCGCAGTTCTTGGTCGTCGTCGACGATGAGGATCTGAGTAGTCATGGCGTGAAGTTTACCGTGCGGGTTGGCGGGGCTGAACGAAACAAATGCCGGAAAGGGTTACTGCGGATTACCGCGCAAGGAAAATGTAATGCGCGGTAAACGCGACCGCGGCGCGCGTAACACGGCGGCGGCGCCGCTTGGCTACGCTGCGCCTTACCGGATATGCCGGCAGACGGCGGGGCGCGAACGCCCGGGCGCCGAGCCGGCCGCAGCACCGGACTTTTCAATACAGGAGTTGCTCAATGTATAAGAAGACTTCCCGCCTGGCCATCGCCGCCGCCGTGCTCGCCCTTTCGTTCAGCGCCGTCTCGCACGCCGCGCCGCCCGACATGCCGCCGCCGGGCGGCCACGGCGAACCTCACCACATGGACGGCGGCCCGTTCATGATGATGCAGCGCGTGCACGACAAGCTGAACCTGAGCGCCGCGCAGGAGCAGCAGTGGCAGGCCGCCGTCAACACGATGAAGCAGAACCGCGAGGCGATGCGCAAGAGCCACGAGGCGCTGCGCCAGCAGTTCCAGGCGCAGCGGAACCAGCCGATCCTCGACCTGAACGCGATGCACGCGGCGCGCCAGCAGGCCGAGCAGCAGAACGCCCAGTTGCGCGAGCAGACGGCGTCCGCGTGGCTCGCGTTCTACAACGGCCTGAACGACCAGCAGAAGGCGACGGTCAGCACGGCGCTCAAGCAGCAGTTCGCGAAGATGGAGGAACGTCACGCGAAGATGAAGGAGCGCTGGGAGCAGCGCCGCGCGGCGAAGGGCGCGTCGGCGCCCGCGCCGCAGCAGTGACGCCGGGCGGCGCGGCCTGGCCCGGCGGGTTCGGGCGGGTCGTGCCGGCCATCGATCGCGTTGCGGCTGCATGATGCGGCCTTGGGCGACCGGCCGGATGGCTTTCGGCGGGTATGGGTGCGCTCGGCCGCCGAGCGCCGGGCGATCGCGCGGGATCGATCCGCTTGATCGGTTCCGCTTGATCGGTTCCGCTTGATCGGTTCCGCTTGATCGGTTCCGCTTGATCGGCTTTGCATGACGATCCCCTGCCCGGCCGGCTTCATCGGAGCGACGACGCGCCCCGACCGAGCGCATCTCGTCGGCCGCATCTCGTCCGCGGCTATCGGCCGGGTGGCCGGCCGCCGTTGAAGCAAACACCGCGAACGGACTCACACCCGCTCGCGGTGTTTTCGCATCGGCACGCGGCTTGCCTCGTCCTCTCGTTGCCCGGTCTCTCCGTGCCGGGATCGAGCGCGCGGCCGACATCCCAGCCGACATCCCGCCCACCGCCGATCGCGTCACGCGAGATCGAACAACAGCACCTCCGCGCGCTCGCCGCGCTCGAACGCAACGGTCTCGACGTCGGCGATGCGTGCGCCGTCGCCTGCCGCCAGCGCCTCGCCGTTCACCGTCACGCTGCCGCGCGCGACGTGCACGTACACGCGCCGCCCGGCCGGCACCGCGAACTCGGCACGCTCGCCGCCGTCGACGAGGCCCGCGTAGATCGACGCGTCCGCCCGCATCGACACCGACCCGTCGCGCCCGTCCGGCGACGCGACGAGCCGCAGCCGGCCGCGCTTGTCTGCGTCGGTGAAGCGCACCTCCTGATAGCCGGGCTTGCCGCCCGGCTCGGTCGGCAGCAGCCAGATCTGCAGCAGATGCAGCGGCGCGTCCCGCGACGCGTTGTATTCGCTGTGCACGATCCCCGTGCCCGCGCTCATCCGCTGCACGTCGCCCGCGCGGACGATCGAGCCGTTGCCCATGCTGTCGCGGTGCGCGAGCGCGCCGTCGAGCACGTACGTGATGATCTCCATGTCGCGGTGCGGATGCATGCCGAAGCCCCGCGTCGGCGCGATGCGGTCGTCGTTCAGCACGCGCAGCGCGCCGAAGTGCATGTGATCGGGATCGCGATAGTCGGCGAACGAAAAGCTGTGACGCGTATCGAGCCAGCCATGATTGGCATGACCGCGGTCGCCTGCGCGGCGGATCTGGAACATGGCGCCTCCCACTGAAAAATCGACTTCCTCGAATGTAGGGGCGGCGCGCATCCGCAACAATCCTGCGCGCGCGCACCGGATCGTTGCGCCGATCCGTGCAATCGTCCGAGCAAGCAACGCGCCGCGCATATGAATGCAGCGACGCCAACGAGCCGGCGCGATGCGTCGCGCGGCCTCGTGCGCCGGGCGGCCGAGCGGCCGCCGAGACGCGCTCGCCGTTTCTTCGAAGCCGCGGCCGGCGTTCGGGTAAAATACCGCGCTTTTGGCCGCCGTCGACGGCGCTTCGCCCCAAAGCGGGCCGCGCCGGCATCGACGAACGCGAATTTTGGCCGCCTAGAATACGCCCGGCGCGCGCATGCCCGGGTGCATCCGGCCGCGCGGCGGGGAAGTCAGGATAAGGAACGACATGAAGAAGCTCGCCTTGTGCGCGGCCCTCGCCTTCGCGGCGGCCGGCGCCTTCGCGAAGGAGTGGAAGACCGTGCGGATCGGCGTCGACGCCAGTTATCCGCCGTTCGAATCGACCGCGCCGAGCGGCGAGATCGTCGGATTCGACGTCGATCTCGCGAAGGAAGTCTGCAAGCGGATCAATGTGAAGTGCGTCTGGACGCCGCAGGATCTCGACGGAATCATCCCCGCGCTGAAGGCGAAGAAGTTCGACGTGATCGTGTCGTCGCTGACCGTCACCGCCAAGCGCCGCGAGCAGATCGATTTCTCCGACAAGCTGTACGACGCGCCCGCGCGGATGATCGCGAAGGCGGGCTCGCCGCTCGCGCCGAGCGTCGAATCGCTGAAGGGCAAGCACGTCGGCGTCGAGCAGGGCTCGACCCAGGAGACCTTCGCGAAAGCGCACTGGGAGCCGAAGGGCGTGACGGTCGTGTCGTACCAGAACCAGGATCAGGTGTACGCGGATCTCGGCTCGGGCCGCCTCGACGCGACGCTGCAAGACGAGCTGCAGGCCGACTACGGCTTTCTGCGCACGCCGCGCGGCAAGGGCTTCGCGTGGGCGGGCCCGGCCGTCAAGGATCCGAAGACGCTCGGCGACGGCACCGCGATGGGCCTGCGCAAGGAAGACGCGGACCTGAAGGACGCGATCGACCGCGCGCTCGCGGCGATGCACAAGGACGGCACGTACGACAAGCTGTCGCACAAGTACTTCCCGTACAGCATCTATTCGGCGAAGTAGGCGCCGAGCGGGCCGCGCGTCGCGACCGGCGCGCGGCCCGTGCAGCACCAGCGGTCGACACCACGCGCTGCGAAGCGCCGTCCCCTGCCCGAACGCAGGCGGCGGCGCGATCCGCGAAGGCGGAGCGGCAATGATACGCACGGGGCGTCTCGCGCAACACGCGGGACGCGTCTTTCGCGGCGCGCACGACGCGTCGTCGAGGACTACATATGTTTCTTCAAGGCTACGGCCCGCTGATACTCTCCGGCACCTGGCAGACCGTCAAGCTCGCGGTGCTGTCGCTCGCGCTGTCGTTTCTGCTCGGCCTCGTCGGTGCGGCTGCGAAACTGTCGAAGAACCGCTTGTCGAGCGGAATCGGCACGCTCTACACGACGCTCATTCGCGGCGTGCCGGACCTCGTGCTGATGCTGCTCCTCTTCTACAGCCTGCAGATCTGGCTGAACCAGCTCACCGATCTGATGAACTGGGATCAGATCGACATCGATCCGTTCGCGGCCGGCGTGCTCGTGCTCGGCTTCATCTACGGCGCGTACTTCACCGAGACGTTCCGCGGCGCGTTCCTGTCGGTGCCGCGCGGCCAGCTCGAAGCGGGCAGCGCGTACGGGATGACGAACTGGCAGGTGTTCGCGCGGATCATGTTCCCGCAGATGATGCGCTTCGCGCTGCCCGGCATCGGCAACAACTGGCAGGTGCTCGTGAAGTCGACGGCGCTCGTGTCGATCATCGGCCTCGCCGACGTCGTGAAGGCGTCGCAGGACGCGGGCAAGGGCACGCTGCGGTTCTTCTTCTTCACGCTGCTCGCCGGCGCGATCTATCTCGCGATCACGACGATCTCGAACTTCGTGCTGATGTGGCTCGAAAAGCGTTATTCGACGGGCGTACGCAAGGCTGACCTATGATCGAACTGATCCAAGAATACTGGCGCAACTACCTGTATACCGACGGCTATCGCTTCACGGGCCTCGCGATCACGCTGTGGCTGCTCGTCGTGTCGATCGGCATCGGCTTCTGCCTGTCCGTGCCGCTCGCGGTGGCGCGCGTGTCGAAGAAGAAGTGGCTCGCGGGCGCCGTCTGGCTCTACACGTACGTGTTCCGCGGCACGCCGCTCTACGTGCAGCTGCTCCTCTGCTACACCGGGCTCTACAGCCTGCAGGTCGTGCGCGGCGCGCCGATGCTCGACGCGTTCTTCCGCGACGGGATGAACTGCACGCTGCTCGCGTTCACGCTGAACACCTGCGCCTACACGACCGAGATCTTCGCGGGCGCGATCAAGGCGACCACGTACGGCGAGATCGAAGCCGCGCGCGCGTACGGGATGTCGACGTTCACGCTGTATCGGCGGGTCGTGCTGCCGTCGGCGCTGCGCCGCGCGCTGCCGCTCTACAGCAACGAAGTGATCCTGATGCTGCACGCGACGACGGTCGCATTCACGGCGACCGTGCCCGACATCCTGAAGATCGCGCGCGACGTCAATTCGGCGACCTACATGTCGTTCCACGCGTTCGGCATCGCCGCCCTTCTCTACCTCGCGATCTCGTTTACGCTCGTGTGGCTGTTCCGCCGCGCCGAGCGTCGCTGGCTCGCGTATCTGCGCCCGCAGGGCAAATGAATTTCCGGATCCGCCTCGGATGAACACCCAGATGCACAAGCTATTCGTCGACGATCTCCACAAGCGCTACGGCAACAACGAAGTTTTGAAAGGCGTCTCGCTGCGCGCGAACGCGGGCGACGTGATCAGCGTGATCGGCTCGTCCGGTTCGGGCAAGAGCACGATGCTCCGCTGCATCAACTTCCTCGAGCAGCCCAACGCGGGCCGCATCTTCGTCGACGGCGAAGAAGTGCGCACCGCGCAGGACAAGACGGGCGCGCTCAAGGCGGCCGATTCCAAGCAATTGCAGCGCGTGCGCACGAAGCTCGCGATGGTGTTCCAGCACTTCAATCTGTGGGCGCACATGAACGTGCTCGAGAACGTGATGGAAGCGCCCGTGCACGTGCTCGGGCTGTCGCGGCGCGAGGCCGAGGAGCGCGCGCGCGAATACCTCGAGAAAGTGGGGCTGGCGCCGCGCGTCGAGAAGCAGTATCCGTCGCACCTGTCGGGCGGCCAGCAGCAGCGCGTCGCGATCGCGCGCGCGCTGGCGATGCATCCCGACGTGATGCTGTTCGACGAGCCGACGTCGGCGCTCGACCCGGAACTCGTCGGCGAAGTGCTGAAGGTGATGCAAAAGCTCGCCGAAGAAGGCCGGACGATGATCGTCGTCACGCACGAGATGGGTTTCGCGCGCAACGTGTCGAACCATGTGATGTTCCTGCACCAGGGACGCGTCGAGGAGGAAGGCGCGCCCGCCGACGTGTTCGGCAGCACGAAGAGCGAGCGCCTGAAGCAGTTCCTGTCCGGCAGCCTCAAGTAAACCGCCGGGCGGGCGCGGCGCATGCCGCGCCTCGCTCCGCCCTGCCGCCTCGTCAGACCACGTCCGCGGGCGCTTCGCTCGCGAACGCGCGCAGCGCGTCGCCCGCGAGCCGGTAACGCACCCATTCGCTCTGCGCGCTCGCGCCGATCCCTTCGTAGAAGCGGATCGCGGGCTCGTTCCAGTCGAGCACGCTCCATTCGAACCGTCCGCAGCCGTTGTCGACCGCGATCCGCGCGAGCGCGTGCAGCAGGCGCTTGCCCGCGCCGGCGCCACGAAAACGCGGCGACACGTATAGATCCTCGAGATACAGCCCCTGCCGGCCGAGCCACGTCGAATACGAGAAGAAGTAGACCGCGAAGCCGGCCGGCTCGCCGTCCACCTCGCAGATCAGCGCACACGCGGGCGACGCGCCGCGAAATAGGCTCGCTTCGATCGATTCGACCGTCGCGACCACCTGGTCCTCGGCCTCTTCGTAGATCGCGAGTTCTTTGATGAAGCGCAGAATCAGCGCGGCGTCGCCCGCCGCGGCTGCGCGAATCCGGATATTCATGTGGCGGCCCTCCTGGCCCGATCGCGATGAGAATGCACATGCCATGCCGGCTAGCGCTGTCGAGGCAGTCATGCTACGTTCGAATGATTCATGCAAGAAGTGCATTTTCTTCATCGTTAATTGAATGCTATGCATCCTGCACTGCGCCGTCTCGATCTGAATCTGCTGCTCGTCTTCGACGCGCTCTTTCGCCATCGCTCGGTCACGACCGCGGCAAACGAGATCGCGATCAGCCCGTCCGCGATGAGTCACGCGCTCGCGCGGCTGCGCGACGCGCTCGGCGACGAACTGTTCGTGCGCTTCGGCAACGAGATGCAGCCGACCGTGCGCGCCGAGGACATGGCCGGCTTCGTCGGCGAGGCGCTCGACGTGCTGTCGAAGGGCATGCAGCGCGCGCACCGCTTCGAGCCCGAACGCAGCACGCACACGTTCGTGTTCGCCGCGACCGACTACACGGCGTTCGCCGTGCTGCCCGCGTTCATCGCGAGGATACAGCGCGTCGCGCCGCAATTGCGCTTCCGGATCGTCTATTCGGGCCGCAAGATCGCGACCGAGGATCTCGCGGCAGGCCGGCTCGACTTCGCGCTCGGCTATCACGAAGAAACGAGCGCGGTCGCGCCCGGCATCGAGAACTTCGACTGGTTCGCCGACGACTACGTCGTGATCGCGAGCGAACGCCATCCGTCGATCCGGCGCCGCCTGAGCGTCGCGCAGTATCTCGCGGCGCGGCACGTTGTCGTCACGCCGTGGAACGAGACGCGCGGCGTGATCGACCACGTGCTCGACAAGCTCGGACTCGAGCGGCAGGTCGCCGTGCAGTTGCCGACGGTGCTCGCGGCGCCGTTCATCGTCGCCGATTCCGACTTGCTGATGACGGTCCCGCGCCACGCGGCCGAGGTGCTGCGCCACGCTGCGCCGATCCGGATCTTCGCCGCGCCGTTCGAGATCCCGCGCTACACGGTGAAGGTGTATTCGCACGCGAAGCACGCACGCACCGATGCGCATCGCTGGATTCGCGCGCAACTGATCGAGTCGGCGCCCGCGCACGCGCGCTGACGCCGGCCGCCGTCGAACGCGCCGAGGCCGGCCGGACGACGTTCGCGCGCGGTCCGCGGCCGCGCATTTTCATTACGAATTCCCGACACAATCGGCGCCGACGCACTTACTCCCCCGTTTTTCCAGCGTCAATAGTGGCAATCCTTGACCCATCCCGCCGGGTTCCGCGAGTGCCTTGGTAGACAAGGGATCCGACTGCCTCCACGAACGTCGCTCGGCGTGTTTGCGCACACGTATATGGCAATTTGGCGACACGTGCTAGTCAAACAACGATTTTCGTCGCCACAAAAGTGTATTTTTGCTAAATTAGTAACCAAAGTAGCAAAACGAAAGTCATGAAATGTAGTTTTACTTCATGACGACAGGAGACCCCGGTAGGCCATCCCGGCCGCACGGGCCCGCAAACGGCATTCCGTCCGCTCGCTCAGTGCGTCGCCCACCCGGCCTGCACGCGGTCTCTCTGGTTACCCATTTTGTCCGGCATGCAAAGCCGGACATGTTGCGCAGTTCTGGGTTGACTTTTTGACAGGGTATGGAGGAGATGATGAAGAAAGTTATGCTCGCGGCAGTACTGGCGACTGCCGGAGTGGCGGCTCACGCTCAAAGCAGCGTGACGCTGTACGGCCGTCTCGACGCCGGCATCGAATACATGAGCGGCCTGCCGAGCGCGAACGGCGGCAGCTCGAGCCGCTGGCGCGCGGAAAGCGGCGACTGGGGCACGAGCCTCTGGGGCCTGAAGGGCTCCGAAGACATCGGCGGCGGCAACAAGATCGTGTTCCAGCTGGAAGGCAGCTTCGACACGATGAGCGGCAACGGCCCGGGCGGCGGCAGCCTCTGGAATCGCTGGGCGACGATCGGCATCTCCAACGACGCATACGGTACCCTGCTGCTCGGCCGCGAACTCGCGATCGCGAACGGCGTGTGGGACTTCGACCCGTTCGGCCAGTCGTCGTGGTCGACGGCTTCGCTCGTGCGCGGCCGCAACTGGAACAAGACCAGCAACAACGTGTCGTACCAGTCGCCGAAGTACTACGGCCTCGATTTCTACGGCCAGTTCTCGTTCTCGAACTCGACGAGCTTCAACGGCAACACCACGGCCGGCCAGCCGGGCCGCGCGGCCGGTGCGCAGATCACCTACACGACGTCGCTGTTCCAGTTGCGCGGCATCTACGATGAAACGCGCGACAGCAACGGCAAGTTCTCCGACGTGTTCAACTACTCGCGCGAATACTTCGCGGGTGCGAACGTGTTCCTCGGCCAGTTCAAGCTGCAGGCGGCCTACCAGTCGTCGCACGCCGACGGCAGCGGCGGCCCGGTCGCCAACAACGGCATCACGGGCACCCAGCAGGTCTGGGGCGGCGTGACGTGGCAAGCCACGCCGGCAGCCGCGCTGATCGCAGCCGTGTATCACGTCAACGCGAACCACGGCGGCGGCAACGCGAACATCTACACGGTCGGCGGCTCGTACAACATCTCGAAGCGCACACTGTTCGACGTTCAGGTCGCGACGGTGCGCAACAGCAAGACCGCGAACTTCGGCCTGAACGCCAACGGCGCGGGCACCGACATCTCGACCGGCAATCCGAAGTTCGGCGGCAGCCAGACGGGCGTGTACGCCGGCATCCAGCATCTGTTCTAAGCACAAACGCCGGATCGTCTGAACCGATAGCGAGTCTTTTCACGCTGCTGCGAGAGGCGCGTACCGGTGCGATGCCCATGGGTATCGCACCGTTTTTTTTATGCCGCGCGGGCCGAAGCCGCGCGGCCCCGCCGCGCCGACGGTCTCCCGCTTCCGAGCGATCCGGCCTCAGACGGCCGCTTCGTTCTCCTCGCCCGTCCGAATCCGGATCACGCGCTCGACGTCCGACACGAAGATCTTGCCGTCGCCGATCTTGCCGGTGCGCGCGGCGCCGATCACCGCGTCGATCACCTGATCGACGAGATCGTTCGCGACCACCACCTCGATCTTCATCTTCGGCAGGAAGTCGACCACGTACTCGGCGCCGCGGTAGAGCTCCGTGTGGCCCTTCTGGCGGCCGAAGCCCTTCACTTCCGTCACGGTGAGCCCCGTCAGGCCGACTTCGGCGAGCGCTTCGCGCACTTCGTCCAGCTTGAACGGCTTGATGATGGCGGTGATGCGTTTCATGATGTGCCCCTTGCTTCGAATGAATGAAAATCGTCAGCCGATTCTACGCCGCGCGCCGCATCAGTCGATGCTCTCGGTGAAGCACGACGTGATCGGATAGCGCCAGTCGCGCCCGAACGCGCGATGCGTGACCCGAATGCCGACGGGCGCTTGGCGGCGCTTGTACTCGTTGATCTTGATGAGCCGCGTGACGCGCTTGACGTCCGCCTCCGAGTAGCCCGCCGCGACGATCTCCGCGAGCGGCCGGTCCTCTTCCATGTACATCCGCATGATCGCGTCGAGCACGTCGTACGGCGGCAGACTGTCCTGGTCGGTCTGGTTCTCGCGCAGCTCGGCGGACGGCGCGCGCGTCAGGATCCGCTCCGGAATGACGTCGAGCTTGCCGTATTCGGCCGCGGCGTTTCGGTAGCGGCAGAGCCGGTAGACGAGCGTCTTCGCGATGTCCTTGATCACAGCGAAGCCGCCCGCCATGTCGCCGTACAGCGTGCAGTAGCCGACCGCCATCTCGCTCTTGTTGCCCGTCGTCAGCACGATCGAGCCGAACTTGTTCGACAGCGCCATCAAGAGCGTGCCGCGGATCCGCGCCTGGATGTTCTCCTCCGTCGCATCCTCGGCGCGGCCCGCGAATTCGCCCGCGAGCGACGTGCGGAACGCGTCGAACATCGGCGCGATCGCGATCTCGTCGTAGCGCACGCCGACGCGCTTCGCCATCGCGGCCGCGTCGGTCGTCGAGATGTCGGCCGTGTAGCGCGACGGCATCATCACCGCGCGCACGCGGTCGGCGCCGAGCGCGTCGACCGCGACCGCGAGCACGAGCGCCGAATCGACGCCGCCCGACAGCCCGATGATCGCGCCCGGAAAGCCGTTCTTGCCGATGTAGTCGTGCACGCCGAGCACGAGCGCGCGATACACCTGCGCCTCGACGGACAGCTCCGGCGCGATTCGCGCAGGCAGCGGCCGCGCGCCGTCGAATTCGACGACCGCGTTGCCTTCCTCGAACTGCGGCATCTTCGCGACGAGCTCGCCCGCGCCGTCGAGCACGAACGAGCCGCCGTCGAACACGAGTTCGTCCTGGCCGCCGACGAGATTCACGTAGATCATCGGCAGGCCGGTCTCGCGAATCCGCGCGCGCAGGATGTCGATCCGCACCGCTTCCTTGTTCATGTGATACGGCGAGCCGTTCGGCACGATCAGCACCTGCGCGCCCGCCGCCTTCGCGAGCTGCGCGGCCGACGCATGCCACACGTCCTCGCAGATCACGACGCCGAACTTCACGCCGTTCAGCTCGAACACGTACGGCGCGGCGTCGGTCGCGAAATAGCGCTTCTCGTCGAACACCTCGGTGTTCGGCAGGTCCTGCTTCCGGTACGTGCCGACGACCTCGCCGTCGACGATCAGCGACGCCGCGTTGTAGGTATCGGTCGGCGAGACGCCGCGCTCGATCGGACGGTTTGCATTACCATCGGCGCTTGACGCGCCCGAGCCGGCCGCGCGCTGCGGATGGCCGACCAGCACCGCGAGCCCCGCGAGCGGCTTCAGCAGCGCGGCGAGCTCGGCGAGCGCCGCGTCGGACGCCGCGTAGAACGCGGGGCGCAGCAGCAGGTCCTCCGGCGGATAGCCGGACAGCGCGAGTTCCGGCGCGATCAGGAGCTGCGCGCCGGCGTCGTGCGCGGCGCGCGCGGCGGCGACGATCTTGGCGACGTTGCCGGCGAAATCGCCGACGGTGACGTTGAGTTGGGCAAGTGCGATACGGGTCTTCATCACGGGATCAGCGCGGCCTCCTCGGACCGCAGCGCGTACGGCTTTGATCAAACGCACGGAGGGCCGGCGCGGCAGCGCGCCCGACCGACGGTGCAAACGGGTACGAACGGATACAACCGGGCACGAACGAAACGGATTCAGATCGTTGAAACACGAACGCTGCGATTATCGCATGGGCATCCTGTCGTCTCCGCTCGACGCGAGCGCCACCGAGTGGGACGCGCTCGTCGCGCGCGCCGAGCGCCCGACGCCCTTTCTGAAGCA
Proteins encoded in this region:
- a CDS encoding ABC transporter permease, yielding MIELIQEYWRNYLYTDGYRFTGLAITLWLLVVSIGIGFCLSVPLAVARVSKKKWLAGAVWLYTYVFRGTPLYVQLLLCYTGLYSLQVVRGAPMLDAFFRDGMNCTLLAFTLNTCAYTTEIFAGAIKATTYGEIEAARAYGMSTFTLYRRVVLPSALRRALPLYSNEVILMLHATTVAFTATVPDILKIARDVNSATYMSFHAFGIAALLYLAISFTLVWLFRRAERRWLAYLRPQGK
- a CDS encoding ABC transporter permease, with the translated sequence MFLQGYGPLILSGTWQTVKLAVLSLALSFLLGLVGAAAKLSKNRLSSGIGTLYTTLIRGVPDLVLMLLLFYSLQIWLNQLTDLMNWDQIDIDPFAAGVLVLGFIYGAYFTETFRGAFLSVPRGQLEAGSAYGMTNWQVFARIMFPQMMRFALPGIGNNWQVLVKSTALVSIIGLADVVKASQDAGKGTLRFFFFTLLAGAIYLAITTISNFVLMWLEKRYSTGVRKADL
- a CDS encoding periplasmic heavy metal sensor, whose translation is MYKKTSRLAIAAAVLALSFSAVSHAAPPDMPPPGGHGEPHHMDGGPFMMMQRVHDKLNLSAAQEQQWQAAVNTMKQNREAMRKSHEALRQQFQAQRNQPILDLNAMHAARQQAEQQNAQLREQTASAWLAFYNGLNDQQKATVSTALKQQFAKMEERHAKMKERWEQRRAAKGASAPAPQQ
- a CDS encoding ABC transporter substrate-binding protein, with translation MKKLALCAALAFAAAGAFAKEWKTVRIGVDASYPPFESTAPSGEIVGFDVDLAKEVCKRINVKCVWTPQDLDGIIPALKAKKFDVIVSSLTVTAKRREQIDFSDKLYDAPARMIAKAGSPLAPSVESLKGKHVGVEQGSTQETFAKAHWEPKGVTVVSYQNQDQVYADLGSGRLDATLQDELQADYGFLRTPRGKGFAWAGPAVKDPKTLGDGTAMGLRKEDADLKDAIDRALAAMHKDGTYDKLSHKYFPYSIYSAK
- a CDS encoding response regulator, with the translated sequence MTTQILIVDDDQELRDLLRDYLVRQGIEVSVLHDAASLEKRLERERPDLIVLDLMMPGVDGLTALRQLRAAGDDIPVIMLTARADDVDRIVGLELGADDYLGKPFNPRELLARAQAVLRRRRATPSAAAPEQREPYAFGRFVLDFQARTLSVDGKPATLSSSEFALLKIFVNHALRTLTRERLLELLHGPEYDGTDRGIDVQVWRLRRILETDPSTPRFIQTVRGRGYVFVPNGEAHAQTH
- a CDS encoding pirin family protein; translation: MFQIRRAGDRGHANHGWLDTRHSFSFADYRDPDHMHFGALRVLNDDRIAPTRGFGMHPHRDMEIITYVLDGALAHRDSMGNGSIVRAGDVQRMSAGTGIVHSEYNASRDAPLHLLQIWLLPTEPGGKPGYQEVRFTDADKRGRLRLVASPDGRDGSVSMRADASIYAGLVDGGERAEFAVPAGRRVYVHVARGSVTVNGEALAAGDGARIADVETVAFERGERAEVLLFDLA
- a CDS encoding ATP-binding protein; protein product: MRKPIDSLFGRLALLVVCVLLLSHFAWYFAIRLERNQFQTRYAVEEAAFLVDAVRQHVERSPDQPLPSRVRLVAPGSSDVPEANQNLPPALKRFADDLRDRLPPGTLVRIGRPGHPPVLWVKQPTDRDWIVVPVQPLRPPRPLDRMVLWLVMIFSAAVMAALFAAWQLQQPLSSLARAVARFGRGMAVPPLPERGPRELRQLTHGFNQMVQQVSRAENDRAVMLAGVAHDLRTPLARMRLRAEMMEDARLRDGVVRDVDSMTHIVDQFLVFAHGDADRSEAVPVDQACERIARTYRAVSPNAPTVQTDLAAGPGFRLSTATLDRVLSNLLDNAHAYGAPPVVIATARTATGYTLTVSDHGKGIAPRDLADATRPFVRLDPARGGNGHSGLGLAIVERLVQRTGGSCEIGNREEGGLRVAMSFPFDVVPKAEPQVAAS